One region of Skermanella mucosa genomic DNA includes:
- the tenA gene encoding thiaminase II has product MAARLFDRLKEAAGPEWTGYTRHEFVRRLGDGSLPEASFRHYLIQDYLFLIHFARAYALAVYKSDTLADMRQAGASLSAILDLEMGLHVGFCAGWGLDEAAMAASPEAAGTLAYTRYVLERGTAGDLLDLHVALAPCIVGYAEIAAELTADPATRLEGNPYRAWIEMYAGEEYRAVAAAEVAQLDSLYGRRGGEARFPDLARTFTTASRLEAGFWEMGLKLLP; this is encoded by the coding sequence ATGGCCGCACGCCTGTTCGACCGCCTGAAGGAGGCGGCGGGACCGGAATGGACGGGCTATACCCGCCACGAGTTCGTCCGCCGGCTGGGCGACGGCAGCCTGCCCGAAGCCTCGTTCCGCCATTACCTGATCCAGGATTACCTGTTCCTGATCCATTTCGCCCGCGCCTACGCGCTGGCGGTCTACAAGAGCGACACCCTGGCCGACATGCGGCAGGCGGGAGCCTCGCTCTCGGCGATCCTGGACCTGGAAATGGGGCTTCACGTCGGGTTCTGCGCCGGCTGGGGCCTGGACGAGGCGGCCATGGCGGCCTCCCCCGAGGCGGCGGGCACCCTGGCCTACACCCGCTACGTGCTGGAGCGCGGGACGGCCGGCGACCTGCTCGACCTGCATGTGGCTCTGGCGCCCTGCATCGTCGGCTATGCGGAGATCGCGGCGGAACTGACGGCCGACCCGGCGACGCGGCTGGAGGGAAATCCCTACCGGGCCTGGATCGAGATGTATGCCGGCGAGGAGTACCGGGCGGTCGCGGCGGCCGAGGTGGCCCAGCTCGACAGCCTGTACGGCCGGCGCGGCGGGGAGGCGCGGTTCCCCGACCTTGCCCGCACCTTCACGACCGCGAGCCGGCTGGAAGCCGGGTTCTGGGAGATGGGCCTGAAGCTGCTTCCCTGA
- the murI gene encoding glutamate racemase, with the protein MTFHDRPIGIFDSGVGGLTVLRALRERLPTEPLLYLGDTARLPYGTKSPETIARYAVQAAGLLVERGIKLLVVACNTASAHALDALRDAYPQIEVTGVIEPGAEAACAASASGRIAVIATESTARAGAYEAAIRRIRGDAEVATRACSVFVALAEEGWLDGPVAEAAARRYLAPLFADPEPGSKPDTLVLGCTHFPLLSPVLETVVGPGVTLVDSARTTADQVALMLDRAGVASRNVHFPAEIRLLATDAPDRFARVAANFLPFPITPAMVELVDLQQASHRAVPALPARPLEV; encoded by the coding sequence ATGACCTTCCATGACCGGCCGATCGGCATCTTCGACAGCGGGGTCGGCGGCCTGACCGTGCTGCGGGCACTCCGCGAGCGGCTGCCGACCGAGCCGCTGCTCTACCTGGGCGATACCGCCCGCCTGCCCTACGGCACCAAGAGCCCCGAGACGATCGCCCGCTACGCGGTCCAGGCGGCGGGATTGCTGGTCGAGCGCGGCATCAAGCTGCTGGTGGTCGCCTGCAACACGGCGTCGGCCCACGCGCTGGACGCGCTGCGCGACGCCTATCCCCAGATCGAGGTGACCGGCGTGATCGAGCCGGGCGCCGAGGCGGCCTGCGCCGCGTCGGCCAGCGGACGGATCGCGGTGATCGCGACCGAGAGCACCGCGCGGGCCGGCGCCTACGAGGCGGCGATCCGCCGGATCCGCGGCGACGCCGAGGTCGCGACCCGGGCCTGCTCGGTGTTCGTGGCGCTGGCCGAGGAAGGCTGGCTCGACGGGCCGGTGGCGGAAGCCGCGGCGCGGCGCTATCTGGCGCCGCTGTTCGCCGATCCGGAACCCGGCTCCAAGCCGGATACCCTGGTGCTGGGCTGCACCCATTTCCCGCTTCTGAGCCCCGTGCTGGAGACGGTCGTCGGGCCCGGCGTGACCCTGGTGGACAGCGCCCGCACCACCGCCGACCAGGTCGCCCTGATGCTGGACCGCGCCGGGGTCGCCTCCCGCAACGTGCATTTCCCGGCGGAGATCCGGCTGCTGGCGACCGACGCCCCGGACCGCTTCGCCCGCGTGGCCGCGAACTTCCTGCCCTTCCCGATCACGCCGGCCATGGTCGAGCTGGTCGATCTCCAGCAGGCTTCCCATAGAGCCGTGCCCGCCCTGCCGGCGCGGCCGCTGGAAGTTTGA
- the rpmB gene encoding 50S ribosomal protein L28: MARRCAVTGKGVMFGNNVSHANNKNRRRFHPNLQETSLLSDALGGMVRLRLSTNAIRTIEHKGGLDAFLLDTKDATLSLEARRIKRRIAAKVEQKQAAA; the protein is encoded by the coding sequence ATGGCACGACGTTGCGCCGTGACCGGCAAGGGCGTGATGTTTGGCAACAACGTCAGCCACGCCAACAACAAGAATCGCCGCCGCTTTCATCCGAACCTGCAGGAAACCTCGCTGCTGAGCGACGCTCTGGGCGGCATGGTGCGCCTGCGCCTGTCGACCAACGCGATCCGCACGATCGAGCACAAGGGCGGCCTCGACGCCTTCCTGCTCGACACCAAGGACGCGACCCTGAGCCTCGAAGCGCGCCGCATCAAGCGCCGCATCGCCGCCAAGGTCGAGCAGAAGCAGGCCGCCGCCTGA